In one Leptospira fletcheri genomic region, the following are encoded:
- a CDS encoding phosphate signaling complex PhoU family protein — protein MASKFDYLRRNLYAMAELCLEQILIFDDAIEKENPDLAKQIIERDDLIDNLEKQNDNLSQNAILEAIANRNLLGMDQVDIEVVLKKDPLRFALSAIRINRNLERMGDQIVNCATCYRRGLLPKGFFRQEEILDKMMSRVVTLVGMAVESLVEEKNRFYGSVHTVEEELNNLCNGAFLKFVMDSRLDKNQFADLYRIILGIERTGDYAVNIAEELVRLNTGMDIRHLADPVQITENAKTSSH, from the coding sequence ATGGCTTCCAAGTTCGATTATCTCAGAAGGAATCTCTATGCGATGGCGGAGCTTTGCTTGGAGCAGATTCTGATCTTCGATGACGCGATCGAAAAGGAAAATCCGGACTTGGCCAAACAGATCATCGAGCGGGACGATCTGATCGATAACCTGGAAAAACAGAACGATAATCTTTCACAGAATGCGATTTTAGAAGCGATCGCGAATCGGAACCTCCTAGGAATGGACCAGGTGGACATTGAAGTCGTTCTAAAAAAAGATCCATTACGATTCGCTCTTTCGGCGATCCGGATCAACCGAAACCTGGAACGGATGGGAGACCAGATCGTAAATTGCGCCACCTGCTATCGGAGAGGGCTCTTGCCCAAGGGCTTTTTCCGCCAGGAGGAAATCCTGGACAAAATGATGTCCCGGGTTGTAACCTTAGTAGGAATGGCTGTGGAATCCCTAGTAGAGGAAAAGAATCGCTTTTACGGTTCCGTGCATACGGTGGAAGAGGAATTGAACAATCTCTGCAACGGCGCCTTTTTAAAATTCGTAATGGATTCCCGTCTGGACAAAAACCAATTCGCGGATTTGTACAGGATCATTTTGGGGATAGAACGGACGGGAGATTACGCGGTCAATATCGCAGAAGAGCTAGTTCGCCTAAACACCGGTATGGATATACGGCACCTGGCCGATCCGGTCCAAATCACGGAAAACGCCAAAACCTCTTCCCATTGA
- a CDS encoding MAPEG family protein, whose translation MYDSLHALLSFTGWTLLLGLGVILFRVSQVLAGKKKSNEFPAWIQHGSDFYWRLNRAHLNCLENLPVFAVLVFAGAILDPDQAIFDLLAWIVFAARILQTCAHLSGGGVWPVNVRFTGFFLQYVSFGSMLLLLLKSLP comes from the coding sequence ATGTACGATTCTTTACACGCTCTTTTATCTTTCACCGGTTGGACTCTTTTGCTTGGACTCGGGGTCATTCTCTTCCGAGTCTCCCAGGTCTTGGCAGGAAAAAAGAAGTCGAACGAATTCCCGGCCTGGATACAGCACGGTAGCGACTTTTATTGGAGACTAAACCGGGCACATTTGAATTGTCTGGAAAATCTTCCCGTCTTTGCCGTTCTGGTTTTTGCCGGAGCGATTTTGGATCCGGACCAAGCGATATTCGACCTGCTTGCCTGGATCGTTTTTGCAGCTAGGATCCTTCAGACTTGCGCCCATCTCAGCGGAGGAGGAGTTTGGCCGGTAAACGTACGATTTACGGGTTTTTTCCTCCAGTATGTCTCTTTCGGATCCATGCTCCTTCTTTTGCTGAAAAGCCTTCCTTAA
- a CDS encoding imelysin family protein — protein sequence MKIFELISRKTFGSVLVLGSMTLDIACTPHSGSDSSTIAALLALQPSYTEFLTYSGNSLVLPAFQNLQTTTSALKIAAQAYYADPTNTTKLVTLQQAWKTARTSLKKAEVFYFGPAENPPGYYYTNLDGFEKVQRPKWSNISAVLSNTTSFPTINEANVLNYSSIRRGFEALEMLIFSSDGNDAIVSSNANIIAANSSNSGYQRRLDYLQALALVISDDATALNSQWQSSGGNFLGNYVAGTGYFLSQRDSFNTYLTKMANLTEVMRDQKTATPAGLSVSSAGVARSYQTEAIFSRNAYQDLLDNLSGMDLAYSGNSGDSQAKTLSSIVSALNPTLDTNIKSSISDLKSTLQTKVAGNSDLYADISAGSSKISSQVSPLWTKLKNLKALFTADLLPILGVPALPSNADGD from the coding sequence ATGAAAATTTTTGAATTGATTTCACGAAAGACGTTCGGCTCGGTCCTGGTATTGGGAAGCATGACCTTGGATATCGCCTGCACTCCTCATTCCGGATCCGACTCTTCCACGATTGCGGCTTTGTTGGCTCTTCAGCCTTCTTACACGGAATTTTTGACTTATTCCGGAAATAGCCTCGTCCTCCCGGCATTCCAAAATCTGCAGACCACAACCTCTGCCTTAAAGATAGCCGCACAAGCGTATTACGCGGATCCGACGAATACCACCAAACTCGTAACTCTACAGCAGGCCTGGAAAACCGCCAGGACCTCCTTAAAGAAAGCGGAAGTCTTTTATTTTGGTCCCGCAGAAAACCCGCCAGGCTACTATTACACGAACCTGGACGGATTCGAAAAGGTCCAGAGACCGAAATGGAGTAATATCTCAGCGGTCCTCTCCAATACGACGAGTTTTCCGACCATCAATGAGGCGAACGTATTGAATTACAGTTCGATTCGTCGGGGGTTCGAAGCCTTGGAAATGTTGATTTTCAGTTCCGACGGAAACGACGCAATCGTTTCAAGCAACGCGAATATCATAGCGGCGAACAGTTCCAATTCTGGATACCAAAGAAGATTAGATTATCTGCAAGCATTGGCCTTGGTCATTTCCGACGACGCGACAGCGTTAAACTCCCAGTGGCAGTCATCTGGAGGGAATTTTCTCGGGAATTACGTCGCCGGAACCGGTTATTTCCTTTCCCAACGCGACTCTTTTAATACGTATTTGACAAAGATGGCCAACCTAACAGAGGTAATGCGAGACCAAAAAACCGCGACTCCCGCCGGACTGAGCGTAAGTTCCGCTGGAGTGGCTCGTTCCTATCAAACGGAGGCCATCTTTTCCAGAAACGCATACCAAGACCTGCTGGACAATCTCTCCGGAATGGACCTTGCCTACTCCGGAAATTCCGGGGATTCTCAGGCAAAGACGCTTTCTTCCATCGTATCGGCTCTAAACCCGACTCTTGACACGAACATCAAGAGTTCGATTTCGGATCTGAAGAGCACTTTGCAGACCAAGGTCGCCGGAAATTCGGATCTCTACGCGGACATTTCCGCGGGAAGCTCGAAGATTTCCAGCCAAGTGAGTCCTCTTTGGACGAAACTGAAAAATCTAAAAGCGTTGTTCACAGCGGACTTGCTGCCCATTTTAGGGGTTCCGGCATTGCCTTCCAACGCAGACGGGGACTAA
- a CDS encoding di-heme oxidoredictase family protein: protein MNCNRIPLLFQKKKENRPNRRKNRLILVSCIVLFGFLLSNCNRSKKSDGNELVLLLAMINQDPGEAYSGGWTTVFDTTSNAFTFPVANLRDGGSTQFNVGNTFFNTNWTQEGNSALSGKGPTFNASSCQACHQRSGRGAPPNNGATPAVYGGSLDGAVALLVRLSKDGANSVTGGPIPTDNYGLQLNHQGIASFTNLHPSSHTVAATPVEGHASVSYSSIAAPVCSTCSGTTYPDGTVVYLSQPTYSFSGWNFNDPTSASGGFHFSPRVAPPIAGLGLLEAIPESTVLSWADPNDLDGDGISGKPNYVWDTASGQKLLGRFGWKANEPSIAQQNQDAFLGDIGITSPLNPTDNCPAVQTICLDSANGTGDPEIGTGVTSGVIFWNRVLGIPGRRSVTDPQVVLGKATFVSVGCASCHKPLVLTGTVSDFPENSSQFIKPYTDLLLHDMGSGLADGRSDFDATGSEWRTPPLWGIGLVSVTNGHQRFLHDGRANGLEEAILWHAGEGAGARNKFQLLSASDRSNLIKFLNSL from the coding sequence ATGAACTGTAATCGAATTCCCCTCCTCTTCCAAAAGAAAAAAGAAAATCGACCGAACCGTCGAAAAAATCGGCTCATTCTTGTTAGCTGTATCGTCCTATTCGGATTCCTACTTTCGAATTGCAACCGCAGCAAAAAGTCCGACGGAAACGAATTAGTTCTTCTTCTTGCCATGATCAACCAGGATCCGGGAGAAGCATACTCCGGAGGCTGGACCACCGTTTTCGACACCACAAGCAATGCATTTACGTTCCCCGTCGCGAACCTGCGTGATGGAGGATCCACACAATTCAACGTCGGAAACACTTTCTTCAATACGAACTGGACCCAAGAGGGAAATAGCGCATTAAGCGGAAAAGGACCCACTTTCAACGCCAGCTCCTGTCAAGCTTGTCACCAAAGATCCGGAAGAGGAGCGCCACCTAACAACGGTGCCACGCCCGCAGTCTACGGTGGCTCCTTGGACGGGGCAGTCGCTCTGCTGGTCCGACTCTCGAAAGACGGAGCGAACTCCGTTACCGGAGGACCGATTCCGACCGACAACTACGGGCTGCAACTCAATCACCAAGGAATCGCAAGTTTCACGAACCTTCATCCTAGTTCTCATACGGTTGCGGCGACCCCGGTAGAAGGACACGCTTCCGTGAGCTATTCTTCGATAGCTGCCCCGGTCTGTTCCACATGTTCCGGAACCACTTATCCGGACGGAACCGTCGTTTATCTCTCCCAACCTACGTACAGCTTTTCGGGTTGGAATTTCAACGATCCGACTTCCGCCTCCGGAGGATTTCATTTTTCTCCCAGAGTCGCTCCTCCGATTGCAGGCTTGGGATTACTGGAGGCGATTCCGGAAAGCACCGTCCTTTCTTGGGCGGATCCGAACGATTTGGACGGAGACGGTATATCAGGAAAACCGAATTATGTTTGGGATACCGCCAGCGGCCAAAAACTGTTGGGGAGATTCGGCTGGAAGGCCAACGAGCCTAGCATTGCTCAGCAAAACCAGGATGCCTTCCTGGGAGATATCGGAATCACAAGCCCTTTGAATCCTACGGACAATTGTCCTGCCGTTCAGACAATCTGCCTAGACTCGGCCAACGGAACCGGGGACCCGGAAATCGGAACCGGAGTCACGAGCGGAGTCATTTTCTGGAACCGAGTATTGGGAATCCCGGGAAGAAGATCCGTGACCGATCCACAGGTGGTCCTCGGAAAAGCGACGTTCGTATCGGTAGGTTGTGCTTCCTGTCACAAACCTTTGGTGCTCACGGGAACCGTCTCCGATTTTCCGGAAAATTCCTCCCAGTTCATCAAGCCTTATACGGACCTACTTTTACACGATATGGGATCGGGGTTGGCCGACGGAAGATCCGACTTTGACGCGACCGGCAGCGAATGGAGGACTCCTCCTCTTTGGGGAATCGGACTCGTCTCGGTTACCAACGGTCACCAACGGTTCCTGCACGACGGGCGAGCAAACGGATTGGAAGAAGCGATCCTCTGGCACGCGGGAGAGGGAGCGGGTGCCAGAAACAAATTCCAACTCCTCTCGGCTTCCGATAGAAGTAACCTCATTAAATTCCTGAATTCCCTTTAA
- a CDS encoding imelysin family protein — MRNANIQAWIRAIRISVLLGGIFLSCTHEKKNDSNMSTAMLLGSIPSASRDQVVVRYADLAYESYNKSYQDAIALQTAVNTLKATPNATNLSAAKNAWIVARASYLVTEAFRFSGGPIDQASLSTIGWQGCGAGTNYAGDTTYDCQTLLNSWPLDEIALDNYIQNGNDSTSFAAILAKNGSLTLASSGNTDSTTIVLTGWHAIEYLLWGQDNSGSPQMYNQVAGLADSTCFTASPTTCNSNGQGGTNGGTGTNRAAFMKTVTDALVGHIKLVRDSWGTAASPGAYRQTFTADSSASLSKVFRGLGKFIAGEWGGDRLQGIYSHDQEHEHSCFSDTTKADFYYDAQGVLNLWTGSYTLIKNSPTSTGPGLSALLGTLNQGATQSQITQARDAFCINNGEQSADPNFVSSCPSGSITGRYDQIIMDGFNGFPGSQSADYPTLQNVQVLVGDRLKKSIVAAASSLGITITDFSNN; from the coding sequence GTCCACAGCCATGCTTCTAGGAAGCATCCCCTCTGCTTCCCGAGACCAGGTCGTAGTTCGATACGCGGACCTGGCCTACGAATCCTATAATAAAAGCTACCAAGATGCAATCGCACTCCAAACGGCGGTAAATACCCTAAAAGCGACGCCGAACGCCACAAACCTAAGTGCAGCCAAAAACGCGTGGATCGTTGCTCGAGCTTCGTATCTAGTCACCGAGGCGTTTCGTTTTTCCGGGGGACCGATCGATCAGGCTAGTCTTAGCACAATCGGATGGCAGGGCTGCGGAGCAGGAACGAATTATGCGGGAGATACCACATACGATTGCCAAACCCTGCTCAACTCTTGGCCATTAGACGAAATCGCTCTAGACAATTATATCCAAAACGGAAACGACTCCACGAGCTTCGCCGCCATCCTCGCCAAGAACGGAAGCTTAACCCTAGCTTCTTCCGGAAACACGGACAGCACGACGATCGTCTTAACCGGTTGGCACGCGATAGAATATCTTCTATGGGGACAGGACAATTCCGGAAGCCCCCAAATGTACAATCAGGTGGCAGGTCTGGCGGATTCCACTTGCTTTACCGCTTCCCCCACTACCTGTAATAGCAACGGACAAGGCGGAACGAACGGGGGGACCGGGACAAACCGAGCGGCTTTTATGAAAACCGTGACCGACGCGTTAGTCGGTCATATAAAACTAGTACGTGATTCCTGGGGAACGGCCGCCTCTCCTGGAGCATACAGACAGACTTTTACCGCGGATTCCAGCGCTTCGCTTAGCAAAGTATTCAGAGGTTTGGGAAAATTCATCGCAGGAGAATGGGGAGGCGATAGACTCCAAGGGATCTATTCCCACGACCAAGAACACGAACATTCCTGCTTCAGCGACACCACCAAGGCGGACTTTTATTACGATGCCCAAGGAGTCCTCAACCTCTGGACGGGAAGCTATACTTTGATAAAGAATTCGCCCACCAGCACAGGTCCGGGACTATCCGCTCTTTTAGGCACTTTAAATCAGGGAGCCACCCAATCCCAGATCACGCAAGCGAGGGATGCGTTCTGCATTAACAATGGGGAACAATCCGCCGACCCGAACTTCGTCTCTTCTTGCCCGAGCGGATCCATCACGGGGCGCTACGATCAGATCATTATGGACGGATTCAACGGATTTCCCGGCTCGCAAAGTGCGGACTACCCGACCCTCCAAAACGTGCAAGTCCTAGTCGGAGACCGACTCAAGAAAAGTATCGTGGCGGCGGCTTCCTCTCTCGGGATTACGATCACCGACTTTAGCAATAACTGA